The following coding sequences are from one Lolium rigidum isolate FL_2022 chromosome 6, APGP_CSIRO_Lrig_0.1, whole genome shotgun sequence window:
- the LOC124665896 gene encoding RNA polymerase II transcriptional coactivator KELP-like has translation MDEKTQKKVEAAVLEILRGSDMASLTEYKVRSAAADRLGIDLSLPDRKLFVRRLVEDYLQSLADEDEKKQQGGSGEEGDPKKEHRQEEEQKEEKGQEKVEEDEEEEEEEKKVVVGKELDDNGDLILCRLSSNRRVTLSDFKGMTLVSIREYYLKDGKEMPSSKGISMTVEQWEAFHNSVPAIEDAIKDLGGSD, from the exons ATGGACGAGAAGACGCAGAAGAAAGTGGAGGCGGCGGTCCTGGAGATTCTCCGCGGCTCCGATATGGCGTCCCTCACGGAGTACAAggtccggagcgccgccgccgaccgcctCGGCATCGACCTCTCCCTCCCCGACCGGAAGCTCTTCGTGCGACGCCTGGTGGAGGACTACCTCCAGTCCctcgccgatgaagacgagaaAAAGCAgcagggcggctccggcgaggaggggGATCCCAAGAAAGAGCACCGCCAGGAGGAAGAGCAGAAAGAGGAGAAGGGACAGGAAAAGGTcgaggaagatgaagaggaagaggaggaggagaagaaagtaGTTGTAGGGAAGGAGTTGGACGACAACGGAGACCTCATCCTCTGCCGC CTGTCGTCCAACAGGAGGGTGACGCTGTCAGATTTCAAGGGCATGACGCTGGTGTCCATCCGCGAATACTACTTGAAAGACGGCAAGGAGATGCCCTCCTCCAAAG GGATAAGTATGACGGTTGAGCAGTGGGAAGCATTTCATAATTCTGTACCTGCAATAGAAGATGCCATTAAAGACCTTGGAGGATCAGACTGA